One window from the genome of Sesamum indicum cultivar Zhongzhi No. 13 linkage group LG15, S_indicum_v1.0, whole genome shotgun sequence encodes:
- the LOC105177675 gene encoding mitogen-activated protein kinase kinase kinase 5 isoform X2, producing MHWWQGAFTSTTKSHSDDDSVIIGDGADGATRYSAKTGFFSSRRNRLYTRARKLRQAENDVDGWRSANHLQNLPARSASASVSPSPLPLPLPELRVLLQRDPKFASSSSCSVPLPSPDAVQVPRGIEEKEREKDREREMPEAVNGEAIDGGLNGPKSRSVSQDMRTNAAHFENRRPKKSQHKLNAKEKSTETHSINIPISAPTSPYSSPMLSPPRADVYTTLPGVFQNWSAPEMPHSDGNVGLGFSYQIPSERTTSSIDSSPLQSPRVSCHLPASSPPGPTSPLNTRLSFESPLPRWESNGQATVHPLPLPPGAAMSPQPAPLSPVGSKSDFPGASTPSQSSPLSSFAAKPEFPGASIPSQPYPLSPVGSKRIKSQWQKGKLIGRGTFGSVYVASNRETGALCAMKEVEILPDDSKSAECMRQLEQEIKVLSHLKHPNIVQYYGSEIVGDKFYIYLEYVHPGSISKFINDHCGAITESVVRNFTRHILSGLAYLHSKKTIHRDIKGANLLVDAYGVVKLADFGMAKHLNGQTANLSLKGSPYWMAPELLQSAMQTDGNCDIALAVDIWSLGCTIIEMMNGKPPWSEYEGAAALFKVLKETPPIPETLSAEGKDFLQCCFRRNPADRPTASKLLDHPFMSHSHQSDAPQSFKETRLTDNIQFLSERPRYKLDQLPEPFDTQIKKGKLSNKSSQGSRLQTLHLAASVLPSPRSILEALPPFSSSRSEC from the exons ATGCATTGGTGGCAGGGTGCGTTTACATCTACGACGAAGTCGCATTCCGATGACGACAGCGTCATTATCGGGGATGGGGCCGACGGAGCCACCAGGTACTCCGCCAAAACCGGCTTCTTTTCTTCGCGGAGGAATCGCCTCTACACTCGCGCCAGGAAATTGAGGCAGGCGGAAAATGACGTTGATGGATGGCGATCGGCCAACCATCTCCAGAATTTGCCTGCCAGGTCGGCGTCGGCATCGGTGTCCCCGTCCCCTTTGCCGCTGCCGCTTCCGGAGTTGCGCGTGCTGCTGCAGCGTGATCCTAAGTTCGCCTCCTCCAGCTCCTGCAGCGTGCCCCTTCCGTCTCCAGATGCGGTTCAGGTTCCGAGAGGAATCGAGGAGAAGGAGAGGGAAAAGGACAGGGAAAGGGAGATGCCGGAGGCGGTTAATGGTGAAGCTATTGATGGGGGGCTCAATGGGCCTAAGAG TAGATCAGTCAGCCAAGATATGCGAACAAATGCAGCACATTTTGAAAATCGACGACCTAAGAAGTCACAGCACAAACTAAATGCTAAAGAGAAGTCCACCGAGACCCACAGTATCAATATCCCTATCAGTGCTCCTACCAGTCCTTATTCTAGCCCGATGCTTAGTCCCCCAAGAGCTGATGTGTACACAACTCTTCCTGGTGTTTTCCAAAATTGGTCTGCACCAGAGATGCCTCATTCAGATGGGAATGTAGGCCTAGGTTTCTCTTATCAAATTCCTTCTGAGAGAACAACATCTAGCATTGACAGTTCTCCTCTTCAGAGTCCAAGAGTAAGTTGTCACCTGCCAGCATCAAGCCCTCCAGGGCCCACCTCACCATTGAATACCAGACTATCCTTTGAATCCCCATTGCCACGGTGGGAAAGTAATGGTCAGGCGACTGTACATCCCTTACCTCTTCCTCCAGGGGCTGCCATGTCCCCACAACCCGCTCCACTGTCCCCTGTTGGATCGAAATCTGATTTTCCAGGAGCTTCTACGCCTTCACAATCCAGCCCACTTTCCTCATTTGCTGCTAAACCTGAATTTCCAGGAGCTAGCATCCCTTCACAGCCCTATCCACTTTCTCCAGTTGGAAGTAAACGTATTAAATCCCAATGGCAAAAAGGAAAGCTCATTGGGAGAGGGACATTTGGAAGTGTATATGTAGCTTCGAACAG AGAGACTGGAGCCTTATGTGCCATGAAAGAGGTTGAGATTTTACCAGATGATTCAAAATCTGCGGAGTGTATGAGACAGTTGGAGCAG GAAATTAAAGTTCTCAGCCATCTAAAGCATCCCAATATTGTACAGTATTATGGTAGTGAAATA GTTGGAGACAAGTTCTACATATACCTGGAATACGTCCATCCAGGTTCAATTAGTAAATTTATCAATGACCACTGTGGAGCTATTACAGAATCTGTTGTTCGCAATTTTACTCGTCATATTCTCTCTGGGTTGGCTTATTTGCACAGCAAGAAAACCATACACAG GGACATAAAAGGTGCTAATTTGCTTGTTGATGCATATGGAGTTGTAAAGCTTGCTGATTTTGGGATGGCGAAACAT cTGAATGGGCAAACAGCTAATCTTTCGTTGAAGGGGAGTCCGTATTGGATGGCTCCAGAG CTCTTGCAGTCTGCCATGCAAACAGATGGTAATTGTGATATTGCATTAGCAGTTGATATATGGAGTTTGGGCTGTACTATAATTGAAATGATGAATGGAAAACCTCCTTGGAGTGAATATGAAGGG GCTGCAGCATTATTCAAGGTTCTAAAGGAGACTCCACCAATTCCTGAAACACTTTCAGCAGAAGGTAAGGATTTTCTACAATGCTGCTTCCGCAGAAATCCAGCTGATAGACCAACAGCCAGTAAGTTACTAGATCATCCATTCATGAGCCACTCGCACCAGTCTGATGCTCCGCAGTCTTTTAAAGAGACGAGATTGACG GACAATATACAATTCCTAAGTGAGCGGCCAAGATACAAGCTAGATCAACTGCCTGAGCCATTCGACACACAGATCAAGAAGGGGAAACTGAGTAACAA GAGTAGCCAAGGAAGTCGTCTTCAAACACTCCATTTAGCAGCATCCGTCCTCCCTTCTCCTAGGTCAATTCTCGAGGCTCTTCCTCCTTTTTCCTCATCAAGATCAGAATGTTAA
- the LOC105177675 gene encoding mitogen-activated protein kinase kinase kinase 5 isoform X4: MHWWQGAFTSTTKSHSDDDSVIIGDGADGATRYSAKTGFFSSRRNRLYTRARKLRQAENDVDGWRSANHLQNLPARSASASVSPSPLPLPLPELRVLLQRDPKFASSSSCSVPLPSPDAVQVPRGIEEKEREKDREREMPEAVNGEAIDGGLNGPKSRSVSQDMRTNAAHFENRRPKKSQHKLNAKEKSTETHSINIPISAPTSPYSSPMLSPPRADVYTTLPGVFQNWSAPEMPHSDGNVGLGFSYQIPSERTTSSIDSSPLQSPRVSCHLPASSPPGPTSPLNTRLSFESPLPRWESNGQATVHPLPLPPGAAMSPQPAPLSPVGSKSDFPGASTPSQSSPLSSFAAKPEFPGASIPSQPYPLSPVGSKRIKSQWQKGKLIGRGTFGSVYVASNRETGALCAMKEVEILPDDSKSAECMRQLEQEIKVLSHLKHPNIVQYYGSEIVGDKFYIYLEYVHPGSISKFINDHCGAITESVVRNFTRHILSGLAYLHSKKTIHRDIKGANLLVDAYGVVKLADFGMAKHLNGQTANLSLKGSPYWMAPELLQSAMQTDGNCDIALAVDIWSLGCTIIEMMNGKPPWSEYEGAAALFKVLKETPPIPETLSAEGKDFLQCCFRRNPADRPTASKLLDHPFMSHSHQSDAPQSFKETRLTDNIQFLSERPRYKLDQLPEPFDTQIKKGKLSNNFMHGSFLPVGVAKEVVFKHSI; the protein is encoded by the exons ATGCATTGGTGGCAGGGTGCGTTTACATCTACGACGAAGTCGCATTCCGATGACGACAGCGTCATTATCGGGGATGGGGCCGACGGAGCCACCAGGTACTCCGCCAAAACCGGCTTCTTTTCTTCGCGGAGGAATCGCCTCTACACTCGCGCCAGGAAATTGAGGCAGGCGGAAAATGACGTTGATGGATGGCGATCGGCCAACCATCTCCAGAATTTGCCTGCCAGGTCGGCGTCGGCATCGGTGTCCCCGTCCCCTTTGCCGCTGCCGCTTCCGGAGTTGCGCGTGCTGCTGCAGCGTGATCCTAAGTTCGCCTCCTCCAGCTCCTGCAGCGTGCCCCTTCCGTCTCCAGATGCGGTTCAGGTTCCGAGAGGAATCGAGGAGAAGGAGAGGGAAAAGGACAGGGAAAGGGAGATGCCGGAGGCGGTTAATGGTGAAGCTATTGATGGGGGGCTCAATGGGCCTAAGAG TAGATCAGTCAGCCAAGATATGCGAACAAATGCAGCACATTTTGAAAATCGACGACCTAAGAAGTCACAGCACAAACTAAATGCTAAAGAGAAGTCCACCGAGACCCACAGTATCAATATCCCTATCAGTGCTCCTACCAGTCCTTATTCTAGCCCGATGCTTAGTCCCCCAAGAGCTGATGTGTACACAACTCTTCCTGGTGTTTTCCAAAATTGGTCTGCACCAGAGATGCCTCATTCAGATGGGAATGTAGGCCTAGGTTTCTCTTATCAAATTCCTTCTGAGAGAACAACATCTAGCATTGACAGTTCTCCTCTTCAGAGTCCAAGAGTAAGTTGTCACCTGCCAGCATCAAGCCCTCCAGGGCCCACCTCACCATTGAATACCAGACTATCCTTTGAATCCCCATTGCCACGGTGGGAAAGTAATGGTCAGGCGACTGTACATCCCTTACCTCTTCCTCCAGGGGCTGCCATGTCCCCACAACCCGCTCCACTGTCCCCTGTTGGATCGAAATCTGATTTTCCAGGAGCTTCTACGCCTTCACAATCCAGCCCACTTTCCTCATTTGCTGCTAAACCTGAATTTCCAGGAGCTAGCATCCCTTCACAGCCCTATCCACTTTCTCCAGTTGGAAGTAAACGTATTAAATCCCAATGGCAAAAAGGAAAGCTCATTGGGAGAGGGACATTTGGAAGTGTATATGTAGCTTCGAACAG AGAGACTGGAGCCTTATGTGCCATGAAAGAGGTTGAGATTTTACCAGATGATTCAAAATCTGCGGAGTGTATGAGACAGTTGGAGCAG GAAATTAAAGTTCTCAGCCATCTAAAGCATCCCAATATTGTACAGTATTATGGTAGTGAAATA GTTGGAGACAAGTTCTACATATACCTGGAATACGTCCATCCAGGTTCAATTAGTAAATTTATCAATGACCACTGTGGAGCTATTACAGAATCTGTTGTTCGCAATTTTACTCGTCATATTCTCTCTGGGTTGGCTTATTTGCACAGCAAGAAAACCATACACAG GGACATAAAAGGTGCTAATTTGCTTGTTGATGCATATGGAGTTGTAAAGCTTGCTGATTTTGGGATGGCGAAACAT cTGAATGGGCAAACAGCTAATCTTTCGTTGAAGGGGAGTCCGTATTGGATGGCTCCAGAG CTCTTGCAGTCTGCCATGCAAACAGATGGTAATTGTGATATTGCATTAGCAGTTGATATATGGAGTTTGGGCTGTACTATAATTGAAATGATGAATGGAAAACCTCCTTGGAGTGAATATGAAGGG GCTGCAGCATTATTCAAGGTTCTAAAGGAGACTCCACCAATTCCTGAAACACTTTCAGCAGAAGGTAAGGATTTTCTACAATGCTGCTTCCGCAGAAATCCAGCTGATAGACCAACAGCCAGTAAGTTACTAGATCATCCATTCATGAGCCACTCGCACCAGTCTGATGCTCCGCAGTCTTTTAAAGAGACGAGATTGACG GACAATATACAATTCCTAAGTGAGCGGCCAAGATACAAGCTAGATCAACTGCCTGAGCCATTCGACACACAGATCAAGAAGGGGAAACTGAGTAACAA CTTCATGCATGGTTCTTTTCTTCCAGTAGGAGTAGCCAAGGAAGTCGTCTTCAAACACTCCATTTAG
- the LOC105177675 gene encoding mitogen-activated protein kinase kinase kinase 5 isoform X1 has protein sequence MHWWQGAFTSTTKSHSDDDSVIIGDGADGATRYSAKTGFFSSRRNRLYTRARKLRQAENDVDGWRSANHLQNLPARSASASVSPSPLPLPLPELRVLLQRDPKFASSSSCSVPLPSPDAVQVPRGIEEKEREKDREREMPEAVNGEAIDGGLNGPKSRSVSQDMRTNAAHFENRRPKKSQHKLNAKEKSTETHSINIPISAPTSPYSSPMLSPPRADVYTTLPGVFQNWSAPEMPHSDGNVGLGFSYQIPSERTTSSIDSSPLQSPRVSCHLPASSPPGPTSPLNTRLSFESPLPRWESNGQATVHPLPLPPGAAMSPQPAPLSPVGSKSDFPGASTPSQSSPLSSFAAKPEFPGASIPSQPYPLSPVGSKRIKSQWQKGKLIGRGTFGSVYVASNRETGALCAMKEVEILPDDSKSAECMRQLEQEIKVLSHLKHPNIVQYYGSEIVGDKFYIYLEYVHPGSISKFINDHCGAITESVVRNFTRHILSGLAYLHSKKTIHRDIKGANLLVDAYGVVKLADFGMAKHLNGQTANLSLKGSPYWMAPELLQSAMQTDGNCDIALAVDIWSLGCTIIEMMNGKPPWSEYEGAAALFKVLKETPPIPETLSAEGKDFLQCCFRRNPADRPTASKLLDHPFMSHSHQSDAPQSFKETRLTDNIQFLSERPRYKLDQLPEPFDTQIKKGKLSNNRSSQGSRLQTLHLAASVLPSPRSILEALPPFSSSRSEC, from the exons ATGCATTGGTGGCAGGGTGCGTTTACATCTACGACGAAGTCGCATTCCGATGACGACAGCGTCATTATCGGGGATGGGGCCGACGGAGCCACCAGGTACTCCGCCAAAACCGGCTTCTTTTCTTCGCGGAGGAATCGCCTCTACACTCGCGCCAGGAAATTGAGGCAGGCGGAAAATGACGTTGATGGATGGCGATCGGCCAACCATCTCCAGAATTTGCCTGCCAGGTCGGCGTCGGCATCGGTGTCCCCGTCCCCTTTGCCGCTGCCGCTTCCGGAGTTGCGCGTGCTGCTGCAGCGTGATCCTAAGTTCGCCTCCTCCAGCTCCTGCAGCGTGCCCCTTCCGTCTCCAGATGCGGTTCAGGTTCCGAGAGGAATCGAGGAGAAGGAGAGGGAAAAGGACAGGGAAAGGGAGATGCCGGAGGCGGTTAATGGTGAAGCTATTGATGGGGGGCTCAATGGGCCTAAGAG TAGATCAGTCAGCCAAGATATGCGAACAAATGCAGCACATTTTGAAAATCGACGACCTAAGAAGTCACAGCACAAACTAAATGCTAAAGAGAAGTCCACCGAGACCCACAGTATCAATATCCCTATCAGTGCTCCTACCAGTCCTTATTCTAGCCCGATGCTTAGTCCCCCAAGAGCTGATGTGTACACAACTCTTCCTGGTGTTTTCCAAAATTGGTCTGCACCAGAGATGCCTCATTCAGATGGGAATGTAGGCCTAGGTTTCTCTTATCAAATTCCTTCTGAGAGAACAACATCTAGCATTGACAGTTCTCCTCTTCAGAGTCCAAGAGTAAGTTGTCACCTGCCAGCATCAAGCCCTCCAGGGCCCACCTCACCATTGAATACCAGACTATCCTTTGAATCCCCATTGCCACGGTGGGAAAGTAATGGTCAGGCGACTGTACATCCCTTACCTCTTCCTCCAGGGGCTGCCATGTCCCCACAACCCGCTCCACTGTCCCCTGTTGGATCGAAATCTGATTTTCCAGGAGCTTCTACGCCTTCACAATCCAGCCCACTTTCCTCATTTGCTGCTAAACCTGAATTTCCAGGAGCTAGCATCCCTTCACAGCCCTATCCACTTTCTCCAGTTGGAAGTAAACGTATTAAATCCCAATGGCAAAAAGGAAAGCTCATTGGGAGAGGGACATTTGGAAGTGTATATGTAGCTTCGAACAG AGAGACTGGAGCCTTATGTGCCATGAAAGAGGTTGAGATTTTACCAGATGATTCAAAATCTGCGGAGTGTATGAGACAGTTGGAGCAG GAAATTAAAGTTCTCAGCCATCTAAAGCATCCCAATATTGTACAGTATTATGGTAGTGAAATA GTTGGAGACAAGTTCTACATATACCTGGAATACGTCCATCCAGGTTCAATTAGTAAATTTATCAATGACCACTGTGGAGCTATTACAGAATCTGTTGTTCGCAATTTTACTCGTCATATTCTCTCTGGGTTGGCTTATTTGCACAGCAAGAAAACCATACACAG GGACATAAAAGGTGCTAATTTGCTTGTTGATGCATATGGAGTTGTAAAGCTTGCTGATTTTGGGATGGCGAAACAT cTGAATGGGCAAACAGCTAATCTTTCGTTGAAGGGGAGTCCGTATTGGATGGCTCCAGAG CTCTTGCAGTCTGCCATGCAAACAGATGGTAATTGTGATATTGCATTAGCAGTTGATATATGGAGTTTGGGCTGTACTATAATTGAAATGATGAATGGAAAACCTCCTTGGAGTGAATATGAAGGG GCTGCAGCATTATTCAAGGTTCTAAAGGAGACTCCACCAATTCCTGAAACACTTTCAGCAGAAGGTAAGGATTTTCTACAATGCTGCTTCCGCAGAAATCCAGCTGATAGACCAACAGCCAGTAAGTTACTAGATCATCCATTCATGAGCCACTCGCACCAGTCTGATGCTCCGCAGTCTTTTAAAGAGACGAGATTGACG GACAATATACAATTCCTAAGTGAGCGGCCAAGATACAAGCTAGATCAACTGCCTGAGCCATTCGACACACAGATCAAGAAGGGGAAACTGAGTAACAA TAGGAGTAGCCAAGGAAGTCGTCTTCAAACACTCCATTTAGCAGCATCCGTCCTCCCTTCTCCTAGGTCAATTCTCGAGGCTCTTCCTCCTTTTTCCTCATCAAGATCAGAATGTTAA
- the LOC105177675 gene encoding mitogen-activated protein kinase kinase kinase 5 isoform X3 produces MHWWQGAFTSTTKSHSDDDSVIIGDGADGATRYSAKTGFFSSRRNRLYTRARKLRQAENDVDGWRSANHLQNLPARSASASVSPSPLPLPLPELRVLLQRDPKFASSSSCSVPLPSPDAVQVPRGIEEKEREKDREREMPEAVNGEAIDGGLNGPKRSVSQDMRTNAAHFENRRPKKSQHKLNAKEKSTETHSINIPISAPTSPYSSPMLSPPRADVYTTLPGVFQNWSAPEMPHSDGNVGLGFSYQIPSERTTSSIDSSPLQSPRVSCHLPASSPPGPTSPLNTRLSFESPLPRWESNGQATVHPLPLPPGAAMSPQPAPLSPVGSKSDFPGASTPSQSSPLSSFAAKPEFPGASIPSQPYPLSPVGSKRIKSQWQKGKLIGRGTFGSVYVASNRETGALCAMKEVEILPDDSKSAECMRQLEQEIKVLSHLKHPNIVQYYGSEIVGDKFYIYLEYVHPGSISKFINDHCGAITESVVRNFTRHILSGLAYLHSKKTIHRDIKGANLLVDAYGVVKLADFGMAKHLNGQTANLSLKGSPYWMAPELLQSAMQTDGNCDIALAVDIWSLGCTIIEMMNGKPPWSEYEGAAALFKVLKETPPIPETLSAEGKDFLQCCFRRNPADRPTASKLLDHPFMSHSHQSDAPQSFKETRLTDNIQFLSERPRYKLDQLPEPFDTQIKKGKLSNNRSSQGSRLQTLHLAASVLPSPRSILEALPPFSSSRSEC; encoded by the exons ATGCATTGGTGGCAGGGTGCGTTTACATCTACGACGAAGTCGCATTCCGATGACGACAGCGTCATTATCGGGGATGGGGCCGACGGAGCCACCAGGTACTCCGCCAAAACCGGCTTCTTTTCTTCGCGGAGGAATCGCCTCTACACTCGCGCCAGGAAATTGAGGCAGGCGGAAAATGACGTTGATGGATGGCGATCGGCCAACCATCTCCAGAATTTGCCTGCCAGGTCGGCGTCGGCATCGGTGTCCCCGTCCCCTTTGCCGCTGCCGCTTCCGGAGTTGCGCGTGCTGCTGCAGCGTGATCCTAAGTTCGCCTCCTCCAGCTCCTGCAGCGTGCCCCTTCCGTCTCCAGATGCGGTTCAGGTTCCGAGAGGAATCGAGGAGAAGGAGAGGGAAAAGGACAGGGAAAGGGAGATGCCGGAGGCGGTTAATGGTGAAGCTATTGATGGGGGGCTCAATGGGCCTAAGAG ATCAGTCAGCCAAGATATGCGAACAAATGCAGCACATTTTGAAAATCGACGACCTAAGAAGTCACAGCACAAACTAAATGCTAAAGAGAAGTCCACCGAGACCCACAGTATCAATATCCCTATCAGTGCTCCTACCAGTCCTTATTCTAGCCCGATGCTTAGTCCCCCAAGAGCTGATGTGTACACAACTCTTCCTGGTGTTTTCCAAAATTGGTCTGCACCAGAGATGCCTCATTCAGATGGGAATGTAGGCCTAGGTTTCTCTTATCAAATTCCTTCTGAGAGAACAACATCTAGCATTGACAGTTCTCCTCTTCAGAGTCCAAGAGTAAGTTGTCACCTGCCAGCATCAAGCCCTCCAGGGCCCACCTCACCATTGAATACCAGACTATCCTTTGAATCCCCATTGCCACGGTGGGAAAGTAATGGTCAGGCGACTGTACATCCCTTACCTCTTCCTCCAGGGGCTGCCATGTCCCCACAACCCGCTCCACTGTCCCCTGTTGGATCGAAATCTGATTTTCCAGGAGCTTCTACGCCTTCACAATCCAGCCCACTTTCCTCATTTGCTGCTAAACCTGAATTTCCAGGAGCTAGCATCCCTTCACAGCCCTATCCACTTTCTCCAGTTGGAAGTAAACGTATTAAATCCCAATGGCAAAAAGGAAAGCTCATTGGGAGAGGGACATTTGGAAGTGTATATGTAGCTTCGAACAG AGAGACTGGAGCCTTATGTGCCATGAAAGAGGTTGAGATTTTACCAGATGATTCAAAATCTGCGGAGTGTATGAGACAGTTGGAGCAG GAAATTAAAGTTCTCAGCCATCTAAAGCATCCCAATATTGTACAGTATTATGGTAGTGAAATA GTTGGAGACAAGTTCTACATATACCTGGAATACGTCCATCCAGGTTCAATTAGTAAATTTATCAATGACCACTGTGGAGCTATTACAGAATCTGTTGTTCGCAATTTTACTCGTCATATTCTCTCTGGGTTGGCTTATTTGCACAGCAAGAAAACCATACACAG GGACATAAAAGGTGCTAATTTGCTTGTTGATGCATATGGAGTTGTAAAGCTTGCTGATTTTGGGATGGCGAAACAT cTGAATGGGCAAACAGCTAATCTTTCGTTGAAGGGGAGTCCGTATTGGATGGCTCCAGAG CTCTTGCAGTCTGCCATGCAAACAGATGGTAATTGTGATATTGCATTAGCAGTTGATATATGGAGTTTGGGCTGTACTATAATTGAAATGATGAATGGAAAACCTCCTTGGAGTGAATATGAAGGG GCTGCAGCATTATTCAAGGTTCTAAAGGAGACTCCACCAATTCCTGAAACACTTTCAGCAGAAGGTAAGGATTTTCTACAATGCTGCTTCCGCAGAAATCCAGCTGATAGACCAACAGCCAGTAAGTTACTAGATCATCCATTCATGAGCCACTCGCACCAGTCTGATGCTCCGCAGTCTTTTAAAGAGACGAGATTGACG GACAATATACAATTCCTAAGTGAGCGGCCAAGATACAAGCTAGATCAACTGCCTGAGCCATTCGACACACAGATCAAGAAGGGGAAACTGAGTAACAA TAGGAGTAGCCAAGGAAGTCGTCTTCAAACACTCCATTTAGCAGCATCCGTCCTCCCTTCTCCTAGGTCAATTCTCGAGGCTCTTCCTCCTTTTTCCTCATCAAGATCAGAATGTTAA